The following proteins are co-located in the Fibrobacterota bacterium genome:
- a CDS encoding M23 family metallopeptidase — MTANFDIRRYKKPGFGETLFARLFRIVANKEYLVSLQWDARRGAHFFALSSKVKNRVLGGLGILALGILCLTGECATWGYHQLSLQFRDKQNASLKGELHGVLAEQSDVEASLDSVGRVEERIRALYGMNGYDPAIRAFGVGGQRYEPEGSFEPAVTEEIQTSTLKNRQLQGKIDFASTSFHQIEEFVRYRHNLWEHTPFVLPTKGQITSGFGLRMHPILGEEKFHEGLDIANSRWTPIYATADGIVTTSNGNSNFGNLVVIDHGNGYVTKYAHMTKIMVEKGQLVKRYGLVGYMGDSGRATGIHLHYEVHRDGAPQNPEKYILPSGILVD; from the coding sequence ATGACTGCAAACTTCGACATTCGACGCTATAAGAAACCGGGATTCGGGGAAACCCTCTTCGCCCGCTTGTTCCGCATCGTGGCGAACAAGGAATACCTGGTCTCCCTGCAATGGGACGCGCGCCGGGGCGCCCATTTCTTCGCGCTATCTTCGAAGGTGAAAAACCGGGTCCTGGGAGGCCTGGGTATACTCGCTTTGGGAATCCTCTGCCTCACGGGCGAATGCGCCACCTGGGGCTATCATCAGCTCTCCCTGCAATTCCGGGACAAGCAGAACGCCAGCCTGAAGGGCGAGCTGCATGGAGTGCTGGCCGAGCAATCCGATGTGGAAGCCAGCCTCGATTCCGTGGGCCGCGTCGAGGAGCGTATCCGCGCCTTGTACGGGATGAACGGGTACGATCCCGCCATCCGGGCTTTCGGGGTGGGCGGCCAGCGCTATGAACCGGAGGGTTCTTTTGAGCCCGCGGTCACCGAGGAAATCCAGACTTCGACCCTGAAGAACCGCCAATTGCAAGGCAAGATCGACTTCGCCAGCACCAGCTTCCACCAGATCGAGGAGTTCGTACGCTACCGGCATAACCTCTGGGAGCATACGCCTTTCGTGCTGCCGACCAAGGGCCAAATCACCAGCGGCTTCGGCCTGCGCATGCACCCCATCCTGGGCGAAGAGAAGTTCCACGAGGGTTTGGACATCGCCAATAGCCGCTGGACGCCCATCTACGCCACCGCCGACGGTATCGTCACCACCAGCAACGGCAACAGCAACTTCGGCAATCTGGTCGTCATCGATCACGGGAATGGGTACGTCACGAAGTACGCCCATATGACCAAGATCATGGTGGAAAAGGGCCAATTGGTGAAACGCTATGGGCTGGTGGGTTATATGGGGGATAGCGGGCGCGCCACCGGCATCCATCTGCATTACGAAGTCCATCGCGATGGAGCCCCGCAGAACCCCGAAAAATACATTTTGCCTTCCGGCATCCTGGTGGATTAA
- a CDS encoding PHP domain-containing protein — MKSTKFASQGREAPQPKEFVDLHMHSTFSDGTLPVRDLIDYCLEQGLNAIAVTDHDNIDSFEDGREYAESRGLEFIPGVEISSSIGGSDIHILGYMFDPTHLRLNRTLVELRARRVDRAKAILERLEKRGLSLSYEQVAARAHGGSIGRAHIAAQLVDEEYVATFQDAFNLYLGNDAELMSDMDAVKLNPAEAIELILDAGGVPVLAHPCKTNRDDLLEMLVECGLKGIETYCHGLSHANSQKYRSFAQKRNLICTGGADFHVKRPDGRNAPGSLRIPYRVLSQIKEAKVGAGASGR, encoded by the coding sequence ATGAAATCGACGAAATTCGCCAGCCAGGGTCGCGAAGCGCCACAGCCCAAGGAATTCGTGGATTTGCATATGCACTCCACCTTTTCCGACGGGACCCTGCCGGTCCGGGACCTCATCGACTATTGCCTGGAGCAGGGCCTCAACGCCATCGCGGTGACCGACCACGACAACATCGATTCCTTCGAGGACGGCCGCGAATATGCCGAATCCCGGGGATTGGAATTCATCCCCGGCGTCGAGATTTCCTCCTCCATCGGCGGAAGCGACATCCATATCCTGGGATACATGTTCGACCCGACCCATTTGCGCCTCAATCGGACCTTGGTCGAATTGCGCGCCCGCCGCGTGGATCGGGCCAAGGCCATCCTGGAGAGGCTCGAAAAGCGGGGCTTGAGCTTAAGCTACGAGCAGGTCGCGGCCAGGGCCCATGGCGGAAGCATCGGCCGAGCCCATATCGCGGCCCAGTTGGTGGACGAGGAATACGTGGCCACCTTCCAGGACGCTTTCAATTTGTACCTCGGGAATGATGCGGAACTGATGTCGGACATGGATGCGGTGAAACTCAATCCCGCCGAGGCCATCGAGCTGATCCTGGATGCCGGCGGAGTGCCGGTGCTGGCCCATCCCTGCAAGACCAATCGCGACGACCTGCTGGAGATGCTGGTGGAATGCGGCCTGAAGGGCATCGAGACCTACTGCCATGGCCTCTCCCACGCCAATTCCCAGAAGTACCGGAGCTTCGCCCAGAAGCGCAATCTGATTTGCACCGGCGGCGCCGACTTCCACGTGAAGCGTCCGGACGGACGTAATGCCCCCGGAAGCCTTCGCATCCCTTATCGTGTCTTGAGCCAGATCAAGGAAGCGAAAGTCGGCGCGGGCGCTTCCGGTCGCTAA
- a CDS encoding mannose-1-phosphate guanylyltransferase has translation MIHPIVMAGGRGERFWPYSNAQHPKQLLPLVTKKTMLEDTLDNIRAFQKSARTRLIIGKNLEKPVKKLMGKRPGVEIVAEPVGRNTAPAVALACRLIQRVDPEGVMLVLTADHAIQPPAKFAQAMRAAAAIAAEGNALVTFGIKPDRPEVGFGYIETDGGDRRVEGLAAFAVKRFVEKPDRATAQAYVDSGRFFWNSGMFAWRVDYLWEQFRQHQPEIAKVFEAAGDLNPKSPAFAKKLAKIYKTVPAISIDNGIMEKAGSIRVVVPEFGWDDIGSWSALERLHAPDEAGNRKVGQCLALDAKGNTLFSDGGLVAAFGVSDLLIVQTGGVTLVLPKDKAPQLKELVKLAQMDAKLKKFL, from the coding sequence ATGATCCACCCCATCGTCATGGCCGGGGGGCGCGGCGAGCGCTTCTGGCCTTACAGCAATGCCCAGCATCCCAAGCAACTCCTTCCCCTGGTGACCAAGAAGACCATGCTGGAGGATACCCTGGATAACATCCGGGCTTTCCAGAAGAGCGCCCGCACGCGGCTCATCATCGGGAAGAACCTGGAGAAGCCGGTCAAGAAACTGATGGGAAAGCGGCCCGGGGTCGAGATAGTCGCCGAGCCCGTGGGCCGCAATACCGCGCCGGCCGTGGCCTTGGCCTGCCGGCTTATCCAACGGGTCGATCCGGAAGGGGTGATGCTGGTCCTCACGGCCGACCACGCCATCCAGCCGCCCGCGAAGTTCGCGCAAGCCATGCGCGCCGCCGCCGCCATCGCCGCCGAGGGTAACGCCCTGGTTACCTTCGGGATCAAGCCGGATCGTCCCGAGGTGGGGTTCGGCTACATCGAGACCGATGGGGGAGATCGCCGGGTCGAGGGCCTGGCCGCCTTCGCCGTGAAACGCTTCGTGGAGAAGCCGGATCGGGCCACCGCCCAGGCCTACGTGGACTCGGGGCGATTCTTCTGGAACAGCGGGATGTTCGCCTGGCGGGTCGATTACCTCTGGGAGCAGTTCCGCCAGCATCAGCCGGAAATCGCCAAGGTCTTCGAGGCGGCGGGAGATCTGAATCCCAAATCGCCCGCCTTCGCGAAAAAACTGGCGAAGATTTACAAGACCGTGCCGGCCATCTCCATCGACAACGGCATTATGGAAAAAGCCGGGTCCATCCGCGTGGTGGTGCCGGAGTTCGGCTGGGATGATATCGGATCCTGGTCCGCCCTGGAGCGCTTGCACGCCCCCGATGAGGCCGGCAACCGCAAGGTGGGCCAATGCCTGGCGTTGGACGCGAAGGGCAATACCTTGTTCTCGGACGGCGGGCTGGTGGCCGCCTTCGGCGTCTCGGACCTGTTGATCGTGCAGACGGGCGGAGTGACCTTGGTGCTACCCAAGGATAAGGCGCCGCAGTTGAAGGAGTTGGTCAAGCTGGCGCAGATGGACGCCAAGCTGAAGAAATTCCTTTAG
- a CDS encoding diguanylate cyclase, which yields MIAALTALQIVPAILLALLGAPLLPVFGHTHYEASLLAGLLGLAVVFLLVTRSGKGPYGISGFAGAAWIFALAWCGVHLLGGVSFRLNMVLALAAAAFIGTQSHPLHSVYVILLTIGVAVVEVSNRLYGWLPHATPTEIQNIPEYVFSIFFPILTVVLFQAVLLGFKRGFATAGAPARPAPPPAVAAAALAVDKPVPKGSVIMGADHTHDDPAAATQFFNRVYLENQGDQALKDMKDILQTVVLFMSRNFRAYTSIGFLASEHADKLTINAVVTKSHNLNYECEIEFGKGLIGSAVNKPGGFITGNLRSYDGDLQYYKETENINSVMIMRVMDNQSKRIQGLLLVDSENMRAFTDEHKELMNRFTQIASAMITSVKLTYQMNKVAIQADLQYEIAKKLSEALKVEEVIEVLTQSLMRTFEHDRLIIAAYNPASSKGAIWRVIGDPGGVAEGMEFDIQDTRSLYGSVFRNRRSIVSQGFRHETKFLRFDRDEPMDAKPQDILIAPIHDDRQAVWAVVGLESNRSGTYSQSELQLLKTIMANVSTALTKARMYTEMEKLATIDGLTQIANHRKFQDIMTMEMERSQRYNTPLTLLLMDIDHFKKFNDTYGHPVGDLVLQMVAKALQGSIRNTDYCARYGGEEFVVVLIQADEEQSRVLAERVRKAVESMQVRNEDKILRVTVSVGSATFPFDGADKQELIDNADKAMYASKQGGRNRVSFFSEVKNTPAGIAPQPH from the coding sequence ATGATAGCTGCGCTCACGGCTTTGCAGATAGTCCCCGCCATCCTCCTGGCGCTTTTAGGGGCTCCCTTGCTGCCCGTATTTGGCCATACCCATTACGAGGCCAGTCTCTTGGCTGGTCTTCTGGGCCTGGCCGTGGTCTTCCTGCTGGTCACCCGATCGGGAAAGGGCCCCTACGGCATTTCGGGTTTCGCGGGCGCGGCGTGGATTTTCGCGTTGGCTTGGTGCGGCGTGCACCTGCTGGGAGGCGTCAGTTTCCGCCTGAATATGGTTTTGGCCTTGGCCGCCGCCGCATTCATCGGAACCCAATCCCATCCCCTGCATTCGGTTTATGTCATCCTCCTCACCATCGGAGTGGCGGTGGTCGAGGTTTCCAACCGGCTCTATGGCTGGCTCCCCCATGCCACGCCTACCGAAATCCAGAACATCCCCGAATACGTTTTCTCGATTTTCTTCCCGATCCTCACCGTGGTTTTGTTCCAGGCGGTCCTGCTCGGATTCAAACGCGGATTCGCGACCGCGGGCGCTCCCGCCCGTCCGGCGCCGCCGCCTGCCGTAGCCGCCGCGGCCTTGGCGGTGGACAAACCGGTTCCCAAGGGTTCGGTTATCATGGGCGCAGATCATACCCACGACGACCCGGCGGCGGCCACCCAGTTCTTCAACCGCGTCTACCTGGAAAACCAGGGGGACCAGGCCCTGAAGGACATGAAGGACATCCTGCAGACCGTGGTCCTCTTCATGAGCCGGAATTTCCGGGCCTATACTTCCATCGGATTCCTGGCCTCGGAACACGCGGACAAGCTGACCATCAACGCGGTGGTGACCAAGAGCCACAACCTGAACTACGAATGCGAAATCGAATTCGGCAAAGGCCTGATCGGCTCGGCGGTCAATAAGCCCGGCGGCTTCATTACGGGGAACCTCCGCTCCTACGACGGCGATCTGCAGTACTACAAGGAGACGGAGAACATCAATTCCGTGATGATCATGCGCGTCATGGACAACCAGAGCAAGCGCATCCAGGGCCTGCTCCTGGTGGACTCCGAGAACATGCGCGCCTTCACCGATGAACACAAAGAGCTGATGAACCGGTTCACGCAGATTGCCTCGGCCATGATCACCAGCGTCAAGCTTACCTATCAGATGAACAAGGTGGCCATCCAGGCCGATCTGCAATACGAAATCGCCAAGAAGCTTTCCGAAGCCCTGAAGGTGGAGGAAGTCATCGAGGTGCTCACCCAGTCCCTGATGCGCACCTTCGAGCATGACCGCTTGATCATCGCGGCCTACAATCCGGCCAGCTCGAAAGGGGCCATCTGGCGGGTGATCGGGGATCCGGGCGGCGTCGCCGAGGGTATGGAGTTCGACATCCAGGACACGCGTAGCTTGTACGGGAGCGTGTTCCGGAACCGCCGGTCCATCGTTTCCCAGGGCTTCCGCCACGAGACCAAGTTCCTCCGCTTCGATCGGGACGAGCCGATGGACGCCAAGCCGCAGGACATCCTCATCGCGCCCATCCACGATGATCGCCAGGCGGTATGGGCGGTGGTGGGCCTGGAATCCAACCGGTCCGGGACCTACTCCCAATCCGAATTGCAGTTGCTCAAGACCATTATGGCCAACGTTTCCACGGCCCTCACCAAGGCCCGCATGTATACGGAGATGGAGAAGTTGGCCACCATCGACGGCCTGACCCAGATCGCCAACCATCGCAAGTTCCAGGACATCATGACCATGGAGATGGAGCGGTCCCAGCGCTACAATACCCCGCTTACCTTGCTCTTGATGGACATCGATCATTTCAAGAAGTTCAACGATACCTACGGCCACCCGGTAGGCGATCTGGTGCTGCAGATGGTGGCCAAGGCATTGCAAGGATCGATCCGCAATACGGATTATTGCGCCCGCTACGGTGGCGAGGAGTTCGTGGTAGTATTGATCCAGGCAGACGAGGAGCAGTCGCGCGTCCTGGCCGAGCGCGTGCGCAAGGCGGTGGAATCCATGCAGGTCCGCAACGAGGACAAGATCCTGAGGGTAACCGTTTCCGTCGGGAGCGCGACTTTCCCGTTCGACGGCGCCGACAAGCAGGAGCTGATCGACAACGCCGATAAGGCCATGTACGCCTCCAAGCAGGGGGGCCGTAACCGGGTATCCTTCTTCTCCGAAGTGAAGAATACCCCGGCGGGGATTGCTCCGCAGCCGCATTGA
- the mqnB gene encoding futalosine hydrolase: MILLCAATRMEMDACLGPLGEAFASLPSGPRPWTRRRGRVLLAVTGPGIPLTLARLMPLVLSERPSALVDIGIAGAYAGSGLSIGDLVMGENERFGDLGMETPEPQAFLPMSGFDWSDPIYASPLALSLDPLGPLDPSGKAAAPKRARGCTVNACTGTAATGARRRATTGADFESMEGAAAALAGLEAGIPVAELRAISNAAADRDMRPENIGLALRALGSFVSAWLERSA, from the coding sequence ATGATCCTGCTTTGCGCCGCCACACGCATGGAGATGGACGCCTGCCTGGGTCCCTTGGGAGAAGCATTCGCTTCCCTCCCCTCGGGACCTCGCCCGTGGACCCGCCGCCGCGGCCGCGTGCTGCTGGCCGTCACCGGGCCCGGGATCCCGCTCACCCTGGCGCGCTTGATGCCGTTGGTATTATCCGAACGTCCTTCCGCCCTCGTGGATATCGGGATCGCCGGCGCCTATGCCGGATCGGGGCTGTCCATCGGCGACCTGGTGATGGGGGAGAACGAGCGGTTCGGGGATCTAGGCATGGAGACGCCGGAACCGCAGGCGTTCCTGCCCATGTCCGGATTCGATTGGAGCGATCCTATCTATGCGAGTCCCCTGGCCTTGAGCCTGGATCCTCTGGGGCCGTTGGATCCATCGGGGAAGGCTGCGGCGCCTAAGCGCGCGCGGGGTTGCACGGTGAACGCCTGTACCGGGACCGCCGCGACCGGCGCGCGCCGACGCGCCACGACCGGGGCCGATTTCGAATCCATGGAGGGGGCCGCCGCGGCCCTGGCCGGCCTCGAGGCCGGGATACCGGTGGCGGAACTACGCGCCATTTCCAATGCCGCCGCGGATCGGGACATGCGTCCGGAGAACATCGGCTTGGCTTTGCGGGCCTTGGGAAGCTTCGTCTCCGCTTGGTTGGAGCGATCGGCATGA
- a CDS encoding 1,4-dihydroxy-6-naphthoate synthase: MNLSIAISPCPNDVFIFAGLITGAVRRPGYEFAFEFLELESLNAGAREGRWEIAKISYANAAGLPGYRLLRCGGALGRGCGPLLLANRAGAEGKAVFDPSAPVLVPGQRTTAHLLLEFFHRNGQVTGGGSSRPDAPLRKAFVPFDALYRRLLGSEPCQGVVIHEMRFTYARDGLFLVRDLGEFWESATGHPIPLGAVALALAAEARAPGLGIAVEDAIRASLDWSYAHEAEALALCRHHSQSMDESVLRSHIALYVNAFSRDLGPEGDRAVAHFLELQARFSLPDPHSFRGS; encoded by the coding sequence ATGAATCTCTCCATCGCCATTTCGCCTTGCCCGAACGACGTCTTCATCTTCGCCGGGCTTATAACGGGGGCGGTGCGCCGCCCTGGATACGAGTTCGCTTTCGAATTCCTGGAACTGGAATCCCTCAACGCCGGCGCGCGTGAAGGACGCTGGGAGATCGCCAAGATCAGTTATGCCAATGCCGCGGGCCTGCCCGGGTACCGCTTGCTGCGTTGCGGCGGAGCCTTGGGCCGGGGCTGCGGCCCACTCTTGCTCGCCAACCGCGCCGGGGCGGAGGGCAAGGCCGTTTTCGATCCGTCGGCCCCGGTTCTGGTCCCCGGGCAACGCACCACCGCCCATCTCCTGCTCGAGTTCTTCCACCGTAACGGGCAAGTTACGGGGGGCGGATCCTCGCGGCCCGATGCGCCACTGAGGAAAGCGTTCGTCCCGTTCGACGCGCTCTATCGGCGCCTGTTGGGATCGGAGCCCTGCCAGGGCGTCGTCATCCATGAGATGCGCTTCACCTACGCCCGGGATGGGCTATTTCTGGTACGCGACCTGGGCGAGTTCTGGGAGAGCGCCACCGGGCATCCCATCCCCCTGGGGGCCGTAGCGCTCGCTTTGGCCGCCGAAGCCCGCGCGCCCGGACTGGGGATAGCCGTGGAGGACGCCATCCGGGCGAGCCTGGACTGGTCCTACGCCCACGAAGCCGAGGCCCTGGCCTTGTGCCGCCACCACTCGCAATCGATGGACGAGTCGGTACTCCGATCGCATATCGCCCTGTACGTGAACGCGTTCAGCCGCGATCTGGGGCCGGAGGGCGATCGGGCGGTGGCGCATTTCCTGGAACTGCAAGCCCGCTTCTCCCTTCCTGACCCCCATTCTTTCCGCGGATCCTGA
- a CDS encoding flagellar hook-basal body protein, whose amino-acid sequence MVNGLYTASRAMTNILAKQDIHAQNIANASTNGFKMARLVNTAEVTVSRNDEGELREKESQQISEVSTSFAQGPMVNTGNEYDLALTTPGFFMVEAEDGVRYTRNGSFSLNSYGELVTLSGKRVLDESGQPLVMKDGGTVHFMDDGSVNVDGQKVGKLGIVDFADTKKLRYGQDGCFGNPDPKGNPASVPANPGIKSGFLEGSNADPINIMVNMIADYRNYEAAQHTMHAVDETLGKAVNEVGKV is encoded by the coding sequence ATGGTCAACGGTTTATATACGGCGTCCCGCGCGATGACCAATATCCTCGCCAAGCAGGACATCCATGCGCAGAACATCGCCAACGCCAGCACCAACGGGTTCAAGATGGCGCGCCTGGTGAATACGGCCGAGGTGACCGTGAGCCGCAACGATGAAGGCGAGTTGCGGGAGAAAGAGAGCCAGCAGATAAGCGAAGTCTCCACCAGTTTCGCGCAAGGCCCTATGGTCAATACCGGGAACGAATACGATCTGGCCCTCACCACTCCCGGCTTTTTCATGGTGGAAGCCGAAGATGGCGTGCGCTATACCCGCAACGGAAGCTTCAGCCTCAATTCCTACGGCGAATTGGTGACCTTGTCGGGCAAACGCGTGCTCGACGAAAGCGGGCAACCCCTGGTCATGAAGGACGGGGGCACCGTGCATTTCATGGACGACGGATCGGTGAACGTCGATGGTCAAAAGGTCGGCAAGCTCGGCATCGTGGATTTCGCGGACACCAAGAAATTGCGCTACGGCCAGGACGGTTGCTTCGGGAATCCTGATCCCAAAGGCAATCCCGCTTCCGTTCCCGCCAATCCGGGCATCAAAAGCGGTTTCCTGGAAGGATCCAACGCGGATCCCATCAACATCATGGTGAACATGATCGCCGATTACCGGAACTATGAAGCCGCCCAGCATACCATGCATGCAGTCGACGAAACCCTGGGCAAGGCCGTGAACGAAGTCGGCAAGGTCTAA
- the flgG gene encoding flagellar basal-body rod protein FlgG, with protein sequence MIRSLYTSATGMKANQLYIDNISNNLANVNTTGYKKSKLEFQELLYQTIIDPGSATSDGSKSPAGLQLGLGVRSVANQKMFSQGNLQETKNPFDLAITGSGFLQVQLPSGEIAYTRDGSFKVSSDGTLCTSQGYPLEPQITVPDGGHDIQVDATGKVSVQVADSGTTEDIGQIEMAKFLNEGGLKSLGNNLYQTSSASGDAETGTPGTNGMGTLQQGFLEASNVELVEEMVNMIVAQRAYEISAKAIQTSDSMLQLANQLRS encoded by the coding sequence ATGATACGCAGCCTATATACATCGGCCACGGGGATGAAGGCGAACCAGCTTTACATCGACAACATTTCCAACAATCTGGCCAACGTGAATACGACCGGTTACAAGAAATCGAAGCTCGAATTCCAGGAGCTGCTCTACCAGACCATCATCGATCCGGGTTCGGCCACTTCGGATGGATCGAAATCCCCGGCCGGGCTGCAATTGGGATTGGGCGTGCGCAGCGTGGCCAACCAGAAGATGTTTTCCCAGGGTAACCTGCAAGAGACCAAGAACCCGTTCGATTTGGCCATCACCGGCTCGGGATTCCTGCAAGTGCAGTTGCCCAGCGGCGAAATCGCCTACACGCGCGACGGTTCGTTCAAGGTTTCCTCGGACGGAACCCTCTGCACTTCCCAAGGCTATCCGCTGGAGCCGCAAATCACCGTTCCCGACGGCGGGCACGATATCCAGGTGGATGCGACCGGCAAGGTCTCGGTGCAAGTCGCCGACTCGGGCACGACCGAGGATATCGGGCAGATCGAAATGGCGAAATTCCTGAACGAAGGGGGCCTTAAATCCCTCGGCAATAACCTGTACCAGACCTCCTCCGCCAGCGGCGATGCCGAAACGGGCACGCCCGGGACCAACGGCATGGGCACGTTGCAACAGGGCTTCCTGGAAGCCTCCAACGTGGAACTCGTAGAGGAAATGGTCAACATGATCGTGGCCCAACGCGCCTACGAGATTTCGGCCAAGGCCATCCAAACGTCCGATAGCATGCTCCAATTGGCCAATCAGCTGAGGTCTTGA